Genomic window (Rossellomorea aquimaris):
GGATAGAGCCCGTTACTTAGTCGGCATGTCCATTTTTCAACGAATCCCGTCAATCGGACCGAATATGGCGCATAACGTCGTTGAAGATCTTGGTTTCTATTCTTATGAGGCCATTAAGAACGAAAAGGGAGAAGACCTGATTATAGAATTGGAAAAGAAATACGGCGTCTGGATGGACCCCTGCGTAGAAGACTCCCTCAGGTGTGTCGTCCATCACGCCAACCATCCATCCTCCACCAAAAACTGGTGGGACTTCACCACCCAAAGAAAAACCTATCGCCAAACCCACGGCTACCCCAGCGACCGCCCCACCAAAGGCTGGGATGAGGGACGGACCTCATAAACTAAAAAGGCAGGAAGCCAGAATCAGCTTCCTGCCTTTATTTACGCTCTCATCAGGGACGGACCTCTTTCGTATATACTCCTCAAAATGGACATGATAAAGAAAAAGGAGTGATGAAAGATGAGAATCCTGTTCTTCTGTTTACTATTGACGTTGTTTTTTCATGCTTCAGCTTCTGCAAGAAACATCTTGCCCCTTCCAGCCCATCATAATGAACTTGCCATCGTTATTGATGATTTAGGAAACGATATGAAGGGAACAGAAGAAATCCTGAACTTACCCGTCACCTTGACGATTGCTGTTATGCCATTTTTGCCAACAACAAGAGAAGATGCGGAAAAGGCACATGGGCGAGGCCATGAGGTCATCGTACACCTTCCAATGGAACCGTTATCCGGGAAAGCAAGTTGGCTTGGACCAGGGGCAATCACCACTTCGCTTTCAAATGACGAAATCCGGAAAAGAGTAGTAAAGGCGATCGAAGAGGTTCCTTATGCAGTAGGAATCAATCACCATATGGGCTCAAGGGCCACTGCCAATGAGAGGGTCATGAGGATCGTTTTAGAGGTATGCAAGGAAAAAGGATTATTTTATCTGGATAGTAAAACGACGGGAAAGAGTGTCATCCCGAAGCTTGCAAAGGAATTGGACGTTCCCTATCTTGAAAACGAATTATTCTTTGATGATGTCTATACCATCCAGCATATCGGAAAGCAAGCCAAGCTTCTTTCTAAAGAATTAGACAGTGACACTTCAACCATTGCCATAGGTCATGTCGGGGTCACTGGAATCAAGGTTGCGACCATGCTTGAAGAGTTTCTTCCTCTTTATGAGAAAAAAGCTGCTATTGTCCCACTGTCAGATTTAATCCCTGAATATCATTTGATTGATGAGAGCATGCCTTGATGGTGTGCTCTTTCTTTGTAAATCTTCTGTTAAACCAATGCTTATTTATTTGTTATAAGAAGACTCTCCCTTATAATCAGAAGATAAGAAGGAGATGATTCCATATGGATTATGCAATTGTGACGGGAGCAACAAGAGGATTAGGTGAATCGATCGCCAAACTATTTATCGAAAAAGGCATAGGTTTGATCAATGTTTCCAGATCAGATAATGAAAGACTGAAAAAGCTTGCCGGGGAAAAAGAGGTTTCGTATGACTTCTTACAATGCGATCTTGCCCAATCAGGAGAAACAGAAGCAATCTTCCGTGAAGTGGGAGCAAAAGTATTTGGATATAAACCTGGCAGAGTATATGTTGTCCAAAATGCCGGTGTGGTGACACCAATCAATCCTTCTGGTGAAGTAGAAAACCAAGCCCTTGAAACGAGTGTGCATGTGAATTTACTATCTCCAATGATCGCTACCAATGAGATGATAAGAGCAGCAGTAGGTTCTGAATCGAAAATGATCATGATCAATATCAGCTCAGGGGCAGGAAGTCGTCCTGTTTATGGCTGGAGTACGTACTGCGCAACCAAAGCAGGCGTGAACATGCTGACAGAAACAGTGAGCTTAGAGCTTTCTAAAAAGCATAGCCGACATCAAGTGATTGCCTTCAGTCCTGGTGTCATGGATACGGACATGCAAGGAGAAATCCGTTCCTCCTCTAAAGAAGCCTTTGCCGATGTCGAATCCTTTCAGCGTTACAAAGAGGAAGGAATGCTTCGTGAAACAGATATGGTCGCAGATGCACTGGTTAAACTTGTAACAGAAAGTGAAATTGAAAGTGGTAAGCTTTATCATGTAAATGATTTGTTATAAAAAAAAGCAGATTACCGGAAACGGTATCTGCTTTTTTTCTCATCTCAAAAAAGAGACAAACCCCAAAGGATTTGTCTCTCTACTATCATCTATTAAGATCGAACCGGATTTGCTTCAGGTGCTGATTTGCGTGTGAATTTCGGTAGTGCAAATCGAATGGCAATCAGACCGCAAACAGCAATCAAGATCGGGTAGAAGGCATATGGGATGATGCTGATCGGTGATATGCCTGCCACTTCAGCCACTAACAGAGCCTGCGCTCCATATGGGATTAACCCTTGAACGGAACAAGAGAAAATATCAAGGATACTGGCTGATTTACGGGCATCCACCCCATAGTTCTCACTAATCGATTTGGCAAGTGGGCCGGCAATGATGATTGAGATCGTGTTGTTTGCTGTGCAAAGATTAGTAGAACTCACTAATCCTGCTGTAGCCAGCTGTGCTCCCTGAGGAGACTTGATTTTACGTGTGGCGTGATAAAGTAAAGCCTGAATCCCGCCGTTATGACGGATGAGTTCGACAACTCCGCCAATCAGAACGGAAAGGATCACAATCTCTGCCATTCCTGTCATCCCATCGGCCACACTACCGAAATAACTGGACGGAGTAAAGCTTCCATCGATGAATCCAATGATTCCAGCTAAAACAATTCCGCCTAACAAAACGACAAACACATTTAATCCTGCAAGAGCACCGATGATGACTCCAAGGTAAGGCAGGATTTTAATCCAATTAAAGCTTTCCGCTCCAACAGTAGATTGATTCCCCATAGTAAGAACAAGGAGAATCACCATTGTCACGATTGCGGCGGGTAATACTATAAAGAAGTTGACTTTGAATTTATCTTTCATTTCCGTTTTCTGTGTACGAACAGCTGCAATGGTCGTATCTGAAATGAACGATAGGTTATCTCCGAACATTGCTCCTCCAATGACTGTCGCCATGGCAAGGGGCATAGAAATATCTGTACCTGAACTAATCCCGACACCGATTGGCGCGAGTGCTGCAATCGTTCCCATGGAGGTACCCATTGATAACGAAATGAAAGCAGCAATAATAAATAATCCCACTATGATCAAGTTACCGGGCAGCACGGATAGGGCGAAGTTTACAGTTGAATCAACGGCTCCCATCTTTTCAGCCACTCCGGAAAACGCTCCCGCTAACAGGAAGATAAAGACCATGATCATGATATCAGGGTGACCGGACCCTTTAGCGAAACGCTCAATCTTAGCCGTTAAAGTCTCTTTTCGGTTCATTAACAGACCTACAACGGATGCGATGATAATTGATACTAGTACAGGAAAGGCATAAAAGTCTCCTGAAATGATGCCTGCTCCAAGGAACAGAGAAACAAATATGATCAAAGGCAGTAACGCCAATAAATTTCCTTTTTCTTGATTCATTCCTAACACTCCTTTGTCGTCCAATTTACTAAAATACAAAAAACCTCTTCCGGAATAAGAAGAGGTTTCAAAAGAACGAAACACTCCTCTTATCTTTCAAGCATTTCGCTTGCTGGATGTGGCACAGCACTCAATGTGAGTCCGCTGCCGAGACATCGCAGGGCCAGTCCCTCCGTCTCTCTGGATAAGAAGAATATCGTATTTAGTTGATTTAAAATATACTTCCATACTTTAAAGGGTTTACTCGAAAAAGTCAAACGGGAATTTTTTCTGAAACAAAAGCGGAGGCGGCTCGTTCAGTCCCGACAAGCATAAGACAAGAACGGCGGAAAGGCGCCTTTTGCCTTTTTGGCGTTCTTGTCTTATGACCTCGAGGGACTAGCCGCCGTAGCTGGATGAAACAAAAGCGGAGGCGGCTCGTTCAGTCCCGACAAGCATAAGATAAGAACGGCGGAAAGGCGCATTTTGTCTTTTTGGCGATATTGGCTTAACCTCGAGGGACTAGCCGAAGTAGCTGGACGATACATTCATTCCCGGCACCAGATACTCTGAAAAAGGATGACTTTATCCATAATAAGGCATAAACTCATAGACAATTGAACGTTCAAGGTCTACTATAAGGAAGACAAAAAACATCTTGGGGGATACGGTAGTGGAAAGAACTGTACGAAATCAAATTTTTACCTTACAAGGATTTTATTTATTAACGTTCTTCGGTGTTGGTAGTTTATATCCCTTACTCAGTGTGTATTTGAGCGAAAGCGTGGGGTTAAATGGCTATCAGATTGGAACGATCATGTCTGTAGGTCCCATCATGATGATTTTCTTCCAGCCTATTTGGGGGATGGTCAGTGACACGACCAATCGTCCCACCGTGGTTCTTGGTTTAACCTCTTTAGTGGCGGGAATCTTTGCACTCGGTTACTTGTTTATGGACTTTTACTATGGCCTGCTTATCGTGGCCATTCTAGTTGCCATTTTCCAAAGTGCCATCATTCCCGTTTCCGATAGTATAAGCTTGAAGTATACAAGTAAAGTCCGGTATAACTACGGAAATATCCGTCTGTTCGGCTCTTTGGGCTTTGGTATAGCAGTCTTTATGATGGGAAGACTTTCAGAAGGATTTATCGGGCCTACCATCATTTTTTACTCTTTCTTTATCTGTTTAGTCCTGTCCGGATTCCTTTCCTTCCGGTTTCCGAAAGAGAGAGCGGCAGCAAAGCTTGATTTAAAGGCAGGAATGAAGGAATTATTCACGATGAAAAAGTTCCTTATCTTTTTAGCGGTCACTTTCTTAGTGTTCGGTCCGAACTTAGCAAATAATGTGTATTTCGGATTATTTGTTGAAGATTCAGGCGGAACGTATGCGGGAATTGGTCTCGCGTTCCTGATTGCAGTGTTATCGGAGGTTCCCTTTATGAGGATCGCCGGTGGGTGGATTGATAAATTCGGTTTGTTAACCGTTGCTGCCTTGGCAGGTGCTGCATCCATGCTCCGCTGGCTCTTTTACTTTACAGAACCTAGTCTATGGCTTGTCTATTCATCGGCTGTCATGCAAGGTCTTGCCATAGGCCTGTTCATTCCAGCCGGATTGCGCTACATTAAAGAAATCACGCCTTCCCACATTACAGCAACAGCCGTTACGGTATATTCAGCAATCGGAAACGGACTGGGGAATTGGTTCAGTACCTTTGTTGGCGGCTTTATCTATGAAACGTACTCCATTTACACGGTGTACTTATTCTTCGCAGTCCTATCCCTATTAGGTATTTTCCTTTGCTTCGTTCTCATGAAAGAAGAAAAGAAGAATGCACTCGCTTATTAATACATCAAAGCGCCAGAAGAGAACATTTCTCTTCAGGCGTTTTTTTTGTGAAAAAATACCAAAAGGAAGGATTTTCCTATAGTGGTAGCCAATAGATATAATGAGGGGAAAGAATAAGCAAACAAAAAAGTTTTCTTAAAAGGTTTTGATAAACATGAATTGTGGTAGAAGAAGGATAAGTATTCATTGAAAATTATATAAATACCAGTTAGAATAATATTATTAGAAAATTCTCTCAATTATATAAACTAGAAAAGAAACATATTACATTATTTAAAAAGGGGATATTAAAATGGAAAATACATTCGTGTACTCAAAAGATAATGCAAACCTTGGAGATACCGTTCAATTCAAAAGAAAGAAACATGTAATCAATGGTGTGGTTACTACCCTTAGAGAAAACACGGTCATTGTTAAAATGGACCAGGATGTTGCGAAGAAGCTGGATTTACCGGACGATCAAACCGTCGTGTCACATAAAAACTATGTCGTCATAGAACGGGCTGAAATTGGTACACAACCTGTATTTGTATATGATGGGTGGAATAGCGCATTAAAAGCTTAAATTCCATTATTAAAAGTAAAAGACCCTGACACGCCTACCATTAATATGGTTTAGACGTTTCAAGGTCTTTTTACGTGGAGTCTGACACTCGCTAATGAAATGAATCAACTACAACCTGATTAATTTAATTTAGCTGCATATTCCTTCACCATTTCAATTGTGACAAGCTTTCTCTGTGGAACGACGCCTTGGCGGGCGAGGACGTTGATTTCATTCGTCACTTGATTAATGGCTTCCGTTGTAAACGGCTGTTCTTTCAAACAAAGTTGAACGGCTTCATCAATCGCTCTTTCCCTACGCTCATCCAATATCATAAATTGTTGTACCAGTTGATTTTGCTTACTTGAATGCTTCGTAATCTCTTTATGTACACTCATGATTTCATCCCTCTCCATCAATTACAAATTATATCCTCTATTATGCCTTCTTCCAGGCACTCATGGCAATGTCTTAGAATATCACTACTATAAGATAGGGGACAGGAGCCTTGAAATTGATTCTTTCAATTTGATCTTTATAGGTCTTTCATTATACTCTTCCATGGTTAATTCCCTGCTCTTCTCCATATCTATCCTGAACACAGCGCTCAGACTTTCAGAGATAGTTTGATCATATAAAAAGGCATTCACCTCAAAGTTGAGGCGGAAGCTTCGTACATCAATATTTGCCGTTCCAACAGAAGAAATGGTTTCATCCACTACAATGGTTTTGGCATGAATAAAGCCGTTATCATATATATAAATTTTCACTCCTGCCTTCAGTAACTCACCAATGTATGAATAGGTCGCCCAATACACAAATAAATGGTCCGGTTTGTTTGGAATCATAATCCGGACATCGACTCCTGTAAGAGCAGCAATTCTTAACGAATCCAGCAGGCTGACGTCGGGTATGAAGTAAGGAGTTTGAATATAGATGGATCGTTTGGCAGATGAAATCATTTTAATATAGCCGTTTTTAATTTGCTCCCATTCAGAGTCGGGGCCGCATGTCACAATCTGTACTCCGGCATGACCAGTAAAGGAAGGTTGTGGGAAGTATCGTAAATCGTAGGCGATCTTCTTCGAGCGGCTGGCTTGATTCCAATCCAAAATAAAGCGGGTTTGCATGGCAAGTGTTGAACTCCCGACGATCCGCAGGTGAGTATCCCGCCAATAACCGAACTTAGGATTCAAACCCAAGTATTCATCTCCAATATTAAATCCGCCTACATAGCCGACTTTCCCATCAATAATCACCAGCTTTCGGTGGTTACGATAGTTTAGGCGAAGATTGATGAAGGGGATTTTCGAAGGGAAAAACACGGCCACTTCACCGCCGGCTGCAAGGAGTTCTTTAAAGAAGCGTCTTCTTGTCCTCCGTGAACCCATTTCATCATATAAAACCCTGACCTTTACGCCTTGCTTTGCTTTCTCAGTAAGCTTCTCCAGGATCCGCTTGCCTAAGTGATCTTTCTTAAAGATATAATATTGAATATGAATATGATCCTGTGCTGCGTCCATGTCTTTCAATAAGGACTCGAATTTGTCCTCCCCGTGGGTGAACAGTTGTACTTCGTTATCCTGGGTCAAAAGTGCTTCATTATTAATGAGATGCATATAAATAAGATCCTGATAGCGGGAGGACGTTTCATTATTAAAAGGGAATCGGTGTTCTTTCAGGGAGTGTATCTGCTTTTGAATCAAATCTTCAATGCCGATTTTCTTCATATCTTCCCAGTCGAATAATCGCTTTCTGGTTAAGTTCTGACCGAAGATTAAATAAAGAATAAAGCCTAGCAGGGGAATGAAAAACAAAACCATAAGCCATGCCCAGGTCGCACCGGCATCTTTTCGCTCCAGGAAAATGATGGCGCCAGCGAGGACCAAGTTAAGAACAAATAAAACCCCTAAAAGAGAAGATAGGATACTCATA
Coding sequences:
- a CDS encoding helix-hairpin-helix domain-containing protein, which produces MSSKSPKLPLTDEERSALRKEKIRLGDIFEWSPDVLSEKLNISLDRARYLVGMSIFQRIPSIGPNMAHNVVEDLGFYSYEAIKNEKGEDLIIELEKKYGVWMDPCVEDSLRCVVHHANHPSSTKNWWDFTTQRKTYRQTHGYPSDRPTKGWDEGRTS
- a CDS encoding divergent polysaccharide deacetylase family protein, coding for MRILFFCLLLTLFFHASASARNILPLPAHHNELAIVIDDLGNDMKGTEEILNLPVTLTIAVMPFLPTTREDAEKAHGRGHEVIVHLPMEPLSGKASWLGPGAITTSLSNDEIRKRVVKAIEEVPYAVGINHHMGSRATANERVMRIVLEVCKEKGLFYLDSKTTGKSVIPKLAKELDVPYLENELFFDDVYTIQHIGKQAKLLSKELDSDTSTIAIGHVGVTGIKVATMLEEFLPLYEKKAAIVPLSDLIPEYHLIDESMP
- a CDS encoding (S)-benzoin forming benzil reductase produces the protein MDYAIVTGATRGLGESIAKLFIEKGIGLINVSRSDNERLKKLAGEKEVSYDFLQCDLAQSGETEAIFREVGAKVFGYKPGRVYVVQNAGVVTPINPSGEVENQALETSVHVNLLSPMIATNEMIRAAVGSESKMIMINISSGAGSRPVYGWSTYCATKAGVNMLTETVSLELSKKHSRHQVIAFSPGVMDTDMQGEIRSSSKEAFADVESFQRYKEEGMLRETDMVADALVKLVTESEIESGKLYHVNDLL
- a CDS encoding Na+/H+ antiporter NhaC family protein, with protein sequence MNQEKGNLLALLPLIIFVSLFLGAGIISGDFYAFPVLVSIIIASVVGLLMNRKETLTAKIERFAKGSGHPDIMIMVFIFLLAGAFSGVAEKMGAVDSTVNFALSVLPGNLIIVGLFIIAAFISLSMGTSMGTIAALAPIGVGISSGTDISMPLAMATVIGGAMFGDNLSFISDTTIAAVRTQKTEMKDKFKVNFFIVLPAAIVTMVILLVLTMGNQSTVGAESFNWIKILPYLGVIIGALAGLNVFVVLLGGIVLAGIIGFIDGSFTPSSYFGSVADGMTGMAEIVILSVLIGGVVELIRHNGGIQALLYHATRKIKSPQGAQLATAGLVSSTNLCTANNTISIIIAGPLAKSISENYGVDARKSASILDIFSCSVQGLIPYGAQALLVAEVAGISPISIIPYAFYPILIAVCGLIAIRFALPKFTRKSAPEANPVRS
- a CDS encoding MFS transporter; its protein translation is MERTVRNQIFTLQGFYLLTFFGVGSLYPLLSVYLSESVGLNGYQIGTIMSVGPIMMIFFQPIWGMVSDTTNRPTVVLGLTSLVAGIFALGYLFMDFYYGLLIVAILVAIFQSAIIPVSDSISLKYTSKVRYNYGNIRLFGSLGFGIAVFMMGRLSEGFIGPTIIFYSFFICLVLSGFLSFRFPKERAAAKLDLKAGMKELFTMKKFLIFLAVTFLVFGPNLANNVYFGLFVEDSGGTYAGIGLAFLIAVLSEVPFMRIAGGWIDKFGLLTVAALAGAASMLRWLFYFTEPSLWLVYSSAVMQGLAIGLFIPAGLRYIKEITPSHITATAVTVYSAIGNGLGNWFSTFVGGFIYETYSIYTVYLFFAVLSLLGIFLCFVLMKEEKKNALAY
- a CDS encoding DUF2187 family protein, translated to MENTFVYSKDNANLGDTVQFKRKKHVINGVVTTLRENTVIVKMDQDVAKKLDLPDDQTVVSHKNYVVIERAEIGTQPVFVYDGWNSALKA
- a CDS encoding DUF2533 family protein — its product is MSVHKEITKHSSKQNQLVQQFMILDERRERAIDEAVQLCLKEQPFTTEAINQVTNEINVLARQGVVPQRKLVTIEMVKEYAAKLN
- the cls gene encoding cardiolipin synthase, with translation MSILSSLLGVLFVLNLVLAGAIIFLERKDAGATWAWLMVLFFIPLLGFILYLIFGQNLTRKRLFDWEDMKKIGIEDLIQKQIHSLKEHRFPFNNETSSRYQDLIYMHLINNEALLTQDNEVQLFTHGEDKFESLLKDMDAAQDHIHIQYYIFKKDHLGKRILEKLTEKAKQGVKVRVLYDEMGSRRTRRRFFKELLAAGGEVAVFFPSKIPFINLRLNYRNHRKLVIIDGKVGYVGGFNIGDEYLGLNPKFGYWRDTHLRIVGSSTLAMQTRFILDWNQASRSKKIAYDLRYFPQPSFTGHAGVQIVTCGPDSEWEQIKNGYIKMISSAKRSIYIQTPYFIPDVSLLDSLRIAALTGVDVRIMIPNKPDHLFVYWATYSYIGELLKAGVKIYIYDNGFIHAKTIVVDETISSVGTANIDVRSFRLNFEVNAFLYDQTISESLSAVFRIDMEKSRELTMEEYNERPIKIKLKESISRLLSPIL